Proteins encoded together in one Planctomycetaceae bacterium window:
- a CDS encoding response regulator transcription factor: protein MSIRIVLADDHKILRHGLSQALSCEEDMEIVGQAETGYQAVKLAQELTPDIMIMDIAMPELNGIEATRQILKVNPQVKIVALSMHSNKKFIHEMFKTGAMGYLLKDCEYAELINAIRVVIRNMTYLSPSISGVVVDNYMVHQSRTDGYDAFAVLSSREREVLQLITEGMITKQIARMLHVSPKTVEGHRTRIMHKLEIDSIANLTKYAIREGLTSAESH, encoded by the coding sequence ATGTCAATTAGGATTGTGTTGGCTGACGACCACAAGATTCTTCGGCATGGTCTAAGTCAGGCACTTAGTTGCGAAGAGGATATGGAGATTGTGGGTCAGGCGGAAACTGGTTACCAGGCTGTTAAACTTGCACAGGAGTTGACTCCGGATATTATGATTATGGACATAGCAATGCCCGAATTGAACGGCATTGAGGCGACACGACAAATCCTGAAAGTGAATCCGCAGGTAAAAATTGTCGCGTTATCGATGCATTCCAACAAAAAATTTATCCACGAGATGTTTAAAACAGGCGCAATGGGTTATCTGCTAAAGGATTGTGAGTATGCAGAGCTGATAAACGCAATCCGTGTTGTTATACGGAATATGACATATCTTAGCCCATCTATTTCAGGCGTCGTTGTTGATAATTATATGGTTCATCAGAGCCGAACCGATGGGTATGACGCATTTGCTGTGCTTTCAAGCAGGGAACGCGAAGTTTTGCAGCTTATCACCGAGGGTATGATAACAAAGCAAATTGCCAGAATGCTGCACGTCAGCCCCAAAACGGTTGAGGGGCATCGCACAAGAATTATGCACAAACTTGAAATTGACAGTATTGCAAATCTTACAAAGTATGCTATAAGAGAGGGGCTGACATCAGCGGAGTCTCATTAA
- a CDS encoding response regulator, which yields MDDNKMLQVLLVEDSASDALLLKERVKLTRKNISLSMASSLREAFRLLMHNCVDAVLLDLSLPDSSGLDTVKKTRQEFPQLPIVVLTGIEDETTGVKAVRLGAEDYLVKGQADGQTVVRAIKYSIERKAVEKSLHLSQQELRSINTVLELRVKDRTSQLENMVAVLQKEITKRKEIEKQFMEHQEKLRFLSSEIMFVEERERRQVATQLHDSIGQLLAFSKKELGVLVLNAPESIKPSLIEVWGMIKEAVEQTRTLTFDLSPASLYTLGLPAAIEELGEDFAKRGIFKFKFKSDNKEIQIPEQIKVLLYRSVRELMTNIIKHSQAKNVAITLKGSYNGLRIDVRDDGFGFNLKEINAQGKAGFGLFSIRERLEAIGGKFKIKSIKGKGTTVTLSVPLGTESSKKE from the coding sequence ATGGATGACAACAAAATGCTGCAAGTACTGCTGGTGGAGGATAGCGCGTCTGATGCGCTGTTGCTCAAAGAGCGCGTTAAGCTAACCAGGAAAAATATTTCTTTGAGCATGGCAAGTTCTTTGAGAGAAGCCTTCCGTTTGCTTATGCATAATTGTGTAGATGCGGTATTGCTTGATTTATCGCTGCCCGACAGCAGCGGGTTGGACACCGTAAAAAAGACAAGACAGGAATTTCCTCAACTGCCGATAGTTGTCCTCACGGGCATAGAAGATGAGACAACGGGCGTTAAAGCAGTTCGGCTCGGCGCAGAAGATTATCTCGTTAAAGGACAGGCTGACGGGCAGACTGTTGTTCGCGCGATAAAATACTCGATTGAAAGAAAAGCGGTTGAAAAATCGCTGCATTTGAGTCAGCAGGAACTTCGCTCAATAAATACGGTGCTTGAATTACGCGTCAAAGACCGTACCAGTCAGCTTGAGAACATGGTCGCTGTTTTACAGAAGGAAATAACCAAAAGAAAAGAAATCGAAAAGCAATTTATGGAGCATCAGGAAAAGCTTCGTTTTTTATCGTCTGAAATTATGTTCGTTGAGGAGCGTGAACGCCGTCAGGTTGCGACGCAGCTTCACGATTCGATTGGTCAGCTTTTAGCTTTCTCCAAAAAAGAGCTTGGCGTTTTGGTGTTAAACGCTCCGGAGTCAATTAAGCCTTCGCTGATAGAGGTTTGGGGTATGATAAAAGAGGCCGTTGAGCAGACAAGAACTCTGACTTTTGATTTAAGTCCTGCTTCGCTATATACGTTAGGGCTCCCGGCCGCTATAGAGGAGCTTGGCGAAGATTTCGCAAAAAGAGGAATTTTTAAATTCAAATTCAAATCAGACAATAAGGAAATTCAGATACCCGAACAGATTAAAGTGCTGCTCTATAGGTCTGTCCGTGAGTTAATGACAAATATTATTAAACATAGTCAGGCTAAAAATGTTGCTATTACTTTGAAAGGCTCTTATAATGGCTTGCGGATAGATGTGAGAGACGATGGATTTGGCTTCAACTTAAAAGAAATCAACGCACAGGGCAAAGCAGGTTTTGGTCTGTTCAGCATCAGGGAACGACTCGAGGCGATTGGCGGTAAATTTAAAATTAAGTCGATTAAAGGTAAAGGTACTACCGTTACATTAAGTGTACCCTTGGGGACGGAAAGCAGTAAAAAGGAGTAG
- a CDS encoding response regulator gives MNGNVATCPIEILLIEDSPSDTALTVEALKAGKIPNRLFSVEDGVEAMAYLRRQGMYKNAPRPDLILLDLNMPRKDGREVLVQLKSDPVLKVIPVIVLTTSSADEDVFRSYELLANCYIAKPVDFKRFIEVIKSIEHFWLEVATLPPRK, from the coding sequence ATGAATGGTAACGTAGCAACCTGTCCTATTGAAATTCTGCTTATTGAAGACAGCCCCAGCGATACTGCGTTGACTGTCGAAGCTCTCAAGGCCGGAAAAATACCTAACAGACTTTTTAGTGTCGAGGATGGTGTCGAAGCGATGGCGTATTTAAGGCGGCAGGGCATGTATAAAAACGCGCCGAGGCCCGACCTTATTCTTCTGGACTTAAATATGCCCAGAAAAGACGGCAGGGAAGTGCTTGTGCAGTTAAAAAGCGACCCTGTGCTTAAGGTTATTCCGGTAATTGTGCTGACAACTTCAAGTGCGGATGAGGATGTTTTCAGGTCGTATGAACTTCTGGCCAATTGTTATATCGCAAAGCCGGTGGATTTCAAACGCTTCATCGAGGTTATTAAGTCTATTGAGCATTTTTGGCTCGAAGTCGCGACACTGCCGCCGAGGAAGTAG
- a CDS encoding PocR ligand-binding domain-containing protein: MPDIGIALELGDVIDVSRIQEMMDSFYKLAHIAMAIVDLKGKVLVGVGWQDVCTKFHRVNPVSCKHCLESDTQLAKDIPKGHFKLYKCKNNMWDMASPIYVGDMHMGHIFIGQFFFEDEHLDYELFRRQAQTYCFGEEEYIAAIGKVPRINRDTLDAAKQFFIDFAHNISQLSYTNIKLANVLEEQRKAQETLRVNEAKLRTIMDATKESIWLLAPDGVAIMGNQTAIERFGNQDVIGRYLGDFTPPEVHKVRMSYFKKAVESGKVVEFEDLIDDVVYKVSLYPVKDAHDRVTAVAAYACDITESKKAELELRQSRDELEKRVVERTAALAETVKKLEEEIHLRTYAQEKVRAERKRFEDVLDMLPVHAVLLTPDCHIVYANNFFEERFGKHNGKKCYELIFGRTELCENCQTFNVLKTNKPVFWEWTSPDGSSYDIYDYPFKDSDGSPLIMEIGLDVSAHKQALKSLKSSSLYIRGLLEANADPMFIVDLNGKVTDVNKSAENATGIGRDELIGSDFSQHFTEPKKAKQGCELVMSEGQVQDYPLDIRLKSGEIMRMLCNATLYKDEAGNVQGVFASARDITKRKAAEDMQNFTNAMLELFAKKSTRKEYLDSTIEMLRQWSGCEFAGIRLNDGNGNIPYESYVWFDKDFIKLGNLLHAHKDNCVCTRAITKKLTDHEKKYRTAGDSFFCNDTEAFLESLSAEERKQYRGTCIKWGFRSLAVIPIHYRKEVLGVIRIADLKKDMVPLSKIEFVEITISVMLGEAVHRFNAEAELDEYRRHLEEKVELRTQELARSNKELEQFAYVASHDLQEPLRAVAGFMELLKSRLADSLEEESLKYMNFAVGGAHRMQSLIQGLLEYSRVGSHSKAPAMIDAERPLKYAMEHLKIAIDESGAKITAGDLPTVKIDEVQFMQLFQNLIGNAIKFKSDKNPHVHITAEKNDGFWQFSVRDNGIGIEQEYSERIFLIFQRLHTREKYPGTGIGLSICKKIVERHGGKIWVESQPGQGSTFYFTVPEIGVS, from the coding sequence ATGCCGGACATTGGTATCGCATTGGAGCTTGGGGATGTAATCGACGTCTCCAGGATTCAGGAAATGATGGACAGCTTTTATAAGCTCGCCCATATTGCGATGGCTATTGTAGACCTGAAGGGCAAAGTGCTTGTCGGTGTCGGCTGGCAGGATGTCTGCACAAAATTTCACCGCGTAAATCCAGTGTCATGCAAGCATTGTCTCGAAAGTGACACGCAGCTTGCCAAAGACATTCCAAAAGGGCATTTCAAACTTTACAAATGCAAAAACAATATGTGGGATATGGCCTCGCCTATTTATGTCGGCGACATGCACATGGGTCATATTTTTATCGGGCAGTTTTTCTTTGAGGATGAACATCTCGATTATGAATTATTTCGCAGGCAGGCGCAAACTTATTGTTTTGGCGAAGAGGAATATATTGCGGCTATTGGAAAAGTGCCGCGAATAAACAGAGATACTTTGGATGCCGCGAAACAATTTTTTATCGATTTTGCGCACAATATTTCGCAGCTAAGTTATACCAACATTAAACTTGCAAATGTTTTAGAGGAGCAAAGAAAGGCACAGGAAACTCTGCGAGTAAATGAAGCCAAACTTCGGACAATTATGGACGCGACTAAGGAGTCGATCTGGCTCCTGGCTCCTGACGGTGTGGCGATTATGGGGAACCAAACCGCTATTGAGCGTTTTGGAAATCAGGATGTGATTGGCAGGTATCTGGGTGATTTTACTCCGCCGGAAGTTCACAAAGTGCGTATGTCGTATTTCAAAAAAGCCGTTGAGTCTGGAAAAGTGGTGGAGTTTGAAGATCTAATTGATGATGTGGTTTATAAGGTGAGTTTATATCCCGTGAAAGATGCGCATGATCGGGTGACTGCCGTTGCAGCTTATGCTTGTGATATAACTGAAAGCAAGAAGGCGGAACTGGAACTGCGCCAGTCTCGCGATGAACTTGAAAAACGGGTCGTGGAAAGAACTGCTGCACTTGCAGAGACTGTGAAAAAACTCGAAGAGGAAATTCATCTTCGCACGTATGCCCAGGAAAAAGTCCGAGCCGAACGCAAGCGGTTTGAAGATGTGCTCGATATGCTGCCGGTTCATGCGGTACTGCTTACGCCTGATTGCCATATCGTATATGCGAACAATTTTTTTGAAGAGCGTTTTGGCAAACATAACGGAAAAAAATGCTATGAACTTATTTTTGGACGAACCGAACTGTGTGAAAATTGCCAAACATTTAATGTTTTGAAAACAAATAAGCCCGTATTTTGGGAGTGGACAAGTCCTGACGGCAGTAGTTACGATATATATGATTATCCTTTCAAGGATTCTGACGGCTCTCCTTTGATTATGGAAATTGGTCTTGATGTCAGTGCGCACAAGCAGGCTTTGAAATCGCTTAAGTCAAGTTCTTTGTATATACGCGGCCTGCTCGAGGCCAATGCTGACCCGATGTTTATAGTCGATTTGAATGGGAAAGTTACCGATGTAAACAAATCCGCTGAAAATGCGACTGGTATCGGGCGGGATGAACTTATCGGCAGCGATTTTTCACAACATTTTACCGAGCCTAAAAAAGCAAAGCAGGGCTGTGAGTTAGTGATGTCAGAAGGTCAGGTACAGGATTATCCGCTCGATATCCGGCTTAAATCCGGGGAAATAATGCGTATGCTGTGTAATGCTACGTTGTATAAAGACGAAGCCGGCAATGTACAGGGAGTTTTTGCTTCCGCGCGCGATATTACAAAGCGGAAAGCCGCTGAAGACATGCAAAACTTCACAAACGCGATGCTTGAATTATTCGCAAAAAAAAGTACCCGCAAAGAGTATCTTGATTCAACGATTGAAATGCTTCGTCAGTGGAGCGGATGTGAATTCGCAGGAATCCGCCTTAACGATGGGAATGGAAATATTCCTTATGAATCTTACGTCTGGTTTGATAAGGATTTTATTAAATTGGGAAATTTGCTGCACGCACATAAAGACAACTGTGTGTGTACGCGGGCGATTACGAAGAAACTTACAGACCATGAGAAAAAGTACAGGACTGCGGGTGATTCCTTTTTCTGTAACGATACAGAAGCGTTCCTGGAATCTCTCTCGGCAGAGGAACGAAAACAATATCGCGGAACCTGTATAAAATGGGGATTCCGGTCTTTGGCGGTTATACCCATTCATTACCGGAAAGAAGTTCTTGGCGTGATTCGTATAGCCGATTTGAAAAAAGATATGGTTCCTTTATCGAAAATAGAATTTGTCGAAATAACGATTTCTGTGATGCTCGGCGAAGCCGTTCACAGATTTAACGCAGAGGCAGAGCTTGATGAATATCGCCGGCATCTTGAGGAGAAGGTTGAATTACGTACGCAGGAACTGGCACGGTCGAACAAGGAACTGGAGCAGTTTGCTTATGTCGCAAGTCACGATTTGCAGGAGCCGCTTCGGGCTGTCGCGGGATTTATGGAACTTTTAAAAAGCAGGCTTGCAGATTCTCTTGAAGAAGAAAGTTTGAAATATATGAATTTCGCGGTTGGTGGAGCTCACAGGATGCAATCGCTTATTCAGGGGCTTCTTGAGTATTCACGTGTTGGATCGCACTCTAAAGCACCGGCGATGATTGATGCTGAAAGACCGCTAAAATACGCGATGGAGCATTTGAAAATTGCTATTGATGAATCTGGCGCTAAGATTACTGCGGGTGATTTGCCGACAGTTAAAATAGACGAAGTGCAGTTTATGCAGCTTTTTCAGAATCTTATTGGCAATGCTATTAAATTTAAAAGTGATAAGAATCCTCACGTTCATATTACTGCCGAAAAGAATGATGGTTTTTGGCAATTCTCGGTGAGGGACAATGGCATTGGCATTGAGCAGGAATATTCGGAACGTATTTTTTTAATTTTTCAAAGACTTCATACACGCGAAAAGTATCCGGGAACAGGTATTGGTTTGTCGATATGTAAGAAAATTGTCGAGCGTCACGGAGGTAAAATTTGGGTCGAATCCCAGCCGGGACAGGGTTCGACTTTCTATTTTACAGTTCCAGAGATAGGAGTAAGCTGA
- a CDS encoding DUF3536 domain-containing protein: MDRYVCIHGHFYQPPRENPWLEDVELQDSAYPYHDWNTKITEECYRQNAASRILSPERKIINIVNNYSKMSFNFGPTLMIWLEKHATDVYESILEADRQSQKNFSGHGAAIAQAYNHMIMPLANRRDKITQIIWGLADFEKRFERKAEGMWLPETAVDNETLDIMAEYGVKFTILSPTQAKRIRKIGDNNWYNINRDQIDITQPYLCKLPSGRTINLFFYHGPIANDAAEGRILQHGDVLADKLLWLLEDHGEKAKLSHIALDGETFGHHHRFTDMALAYCMHYIEAKKSAQITVYGEYLEKFPPTYEAEINENSSWSCIHGIERWRSNCGCNGGRFPSGKQQWRQPLREAMDWLRDQLVPVYEKEMAKYANYPWQARNEYINVISNRQPENVNAFLKQIAGRELADDEKIRAMKLLELQRNAMLMYTSCGWFFDDIAGIETVQIMLYASRVIQLAKEIFEKDLEPEYENILEKAQCNLKEYDNGKKVYGNIVKNYVIDLNRVGAHLASVLVFEKCDKIREIFCYSTKIESYERIEEGIQVLAVGQATIQSNIVLDKHLIDFAVLHFGDHNLNCAVNTRSSGAEFNKMKEDLKKSFANGDTAEVMRVMSVFFKGNNYSLWHLFKDQQRRVINELLTSASEEIEAILRGIYERNYTIMHMMRKMRMPLPSALCDPAEFIINKDICDEIRSEEINVKRLGKLIDDVIKLSLQIDTQTLRYETSRKINYLMGKLKNSPDDIKLMETIANTLGIIMNIVPELDLQTSQNILYGITKTQYTDIKQKCQAADKTAKDWCGHFQKLANYLGVKVD; the protein is encoded by the coding sequence ATGGATAGATATGTTTGTATCCACGGTCATTTCTACCAGCCGCCGAGGGAAAACCCCTGGCTGGAAGACGTTGAACTTCAGGACAGCGCTTATCCTTACCACGACTGGAACACTAAAATCACAGAAGAATGTTACCGCCAAAATGCGGCTTCGCGAATTTTAAGTCCTGAACGCAAAATTATAAACATCGTAAATAACTATTCGAAAATGAGTTTTAATTTCGGACCGACGCTGATGATTTGGCTCGAAAAACACGCGACTGATGTTTACGAAAGTATCCTTGAAGCAGACAGGCAAAGCCAAAAGAATTTTTCCGGTCACGGCGCAGCAATTGCGCAGGCATACAATCATATGATAATGCCATTGGCCAACAGACGGGATAAAATAACACAGATTATCTGGGGGCTGGCAGATTTCGAAAAACGATTCGAACGCAAAGCCGAGGGTATGTGGCTTCCCGAAACGGCTGTCGATAATGAGACGCTAGACATTATGGCCGAATACGGCGTCAAATTTACAATACTTTCGCCAACACAGGCCAAACGAATCCGCAAGATTGGTGATAACAACTGGTATAATATAAACCGAGATCAGATTGATATAACACAGCCTTATTTGTGTAAACTGCCGTCAGGGCGAACAATTAATTTATTCTTCTACCATGGGCCAATTGCCAATGACGCCGCGGAAGGAAGAATACTCCAGCACGGCGATGTATTAGCTGATAAACTTTTGTGGCTTTTAGAAGACCATGGCGAAAAGGCCAAACTGTCGCATATCGCTCTCGACGGCGAAACCTTCGGCCATCATCACAGATTCACCGATATGGCATTGGCATACTGTATGCACTATATTGAGGCAAAAAAATCAGCCCAAATAACCGTTTACGGCGAGTATCTTGAAAAATTTCCGCCGACCTATGAAGCGGAGATTAATGAAAACAGTTCGTGGAGCTGTATCCACGGCATCGAACGATGGCGCAGCAATTGCGGATGCAACGGCGGTAGATTCCCTTCCGGTAAACAACAATGGCGACAGCCTTTGCGTGAAGCGATGGATTGGCTGCGGGACCAGCTTGTACCTGTTTATGAAAAAGAAATGGCAAAGTACGCAAACTACCCATGGCAGGCGAGAAATGAATATATAAATGTAATTAGCAACAGGCAGCCGGAAAATGTCAATGCGTTTTTAAAACAAATCGCCGGCAGAGAACTGGCAGACGATGAAAAAATCAGGGCGATGAAACTTCTTGAACTGCAAAGAAACGCGATGCTGATGTATACAAGTTGCGGCTGGTTTTTCGACGATATCGCGGGAATTGAAACTGTACAAATAATGCTGTACGCTTCGAGAGTGATTCAGCTCGCCAAAGAAATATTCGAAAAAGATTTAGAGCCGGAATACGAAAATATTCTTGAAAAAGCACAATGCAATTTGAAAGAATACGATAATGGCAAAAAAGTTTATGGAAATATTGTCAAAAATTACGTTATTGATTTAAACAGGGTCGGCGCTCATCTGGCGTCAGTTTTAGTTTTCGAGAAATGCGATAAAATCAGAGAAATCTTTTGTTATTCCACGAAAATTGAATCATACGAACGAATCGAAGAAGGAATTCAGGTACTGGCTGTCGGGCAGGCCACAATCCAATCCAATATAGTTCTCGACAAACATCTAATCGATTTCGCGGTACTGCATTTCGGAGACCATAACCTGAACTGTGCAGTAAATACGCGTTCGTCTGGCGCAGAGTTTAATAAAATGAAAGAAGATTTGAAAAAGTCCTTCGCCAATGGCGATACAGCCGAAGTTATGCGAGTTATGAGCGTATTCTTTAAAGGCAATAATTATTCACTGTGGCATTTGTTCAAAGACCAGCAGCGGCGGGTAATCAATGAACTGCTGACATCCGCATCAGAAGAAATCGAGGCGATTTTAAGAGGTATTTATGAACGTAATTATACGATTATGCATATGATGCGGAAGATGCGTATGCCGTTGCCAAGCGCACTTTGCGACCCCGCGGAGTTTATTATCAATAAAGACATCTGCGATGAAATTCGCTCCGAGGAAATCAATGTCAAACGACTTGGAAAATTAATCGACGACGTTATTAAACTGTCGCTGCAAATTGATACGCAAACCCTGCGATATGAAACAAGCCGGAAAATCAATTACCTTATGGGCAAACTTAAAAATTCGCCAGACGATATAAAACTGATGGAAACAATAGCCAACACCTTGGGCATCATAATGAACATTGTGCCGGAACTTGATTTGCAGACCTCGCAGAATATTCTCTACGGTATAACAAAAACACAATATACTGATATAAAGCAGAAATGCCAGGCAGCGGACAAAACAGCGAAAGACTGGTGCGGGCATTTTCAAAAGCTGGCAAATTATCTCGGCGTTAAAGTTGATTGA
- a CDS encoding M48 family metallopeptidase, which translates to MEYITGLETPVVFNKSFRARRLTVSIKPFKPIRVTFPARVSQGKAQEFLYSNIEWVKKAILKMKEIEKQTPAKIDLPKINKTQAKIFLTSQLKFLADKYSFTYNKVSVRNQKTRWGSCSGSNNINLNINLVRLPEELQDYVLLHELVHTKIKNHSRKFWNELDKYVANSKSVAKKLRRHSLSMLHYAA; encoded by the coding sequence ATGGAATATATAACAGGTCTGGAGACGCCGGTCGTTTTTAATAAATCTTTTCGTGCAAGGCGATTGACTGTTTCCATAAAGCCTTTCAAGCCGATAAGGGTAACTTTCCCGGCAAGGGTATCGCAGGGAAAAGCGCAGGAGTTTCTCTATTCGAATATCGAATGGGTAAAAAAAGCAATTTTGAAAATGAAGGAAATCGAAAAGCAAACGCCGGCGAAAATAGATTTGCCGAAAATAAATAAGACACAGGCCAAAATTTTCCTGACATCTCAATTGAAGTTTTTGGCGGATAAATATAGCTTCACATACAATAAGGTTTCCGTCCGGAATCAGAAAACCCGCTGGGGCAGCTGTAGCGGCAGTAATAATATTAATCTGAATATAAATCTTGTCAGGCTGCCTGAAGAATTGCAGGATTATGTTCTGCTGCACGAGTTAGTTCATACAAAAATTAAAAACCACAGCAGAAAATTTTGGAACGAATTAGATAAGTATGTCGCCAACTCTAAATCCGTCGCCAAAAAACTTCGCAGGCATAGTTTGAGCATGCTGCACTATGCGGCATAG
- a CDS encoding chemotaxis protein CheW codes for MANIAAQAEQSHKALQDKEGKYLTFALGSEEYGLEILKVREIIGYMDITAVPQTPSYVKGVINLRGQVIPVVDLRTKFGMETAQVTEETCIIVVEIHQDGRKFSTGIVVDHVQEVLDIDGENIEEAPQFGVSVNTDFILGIGKVGESVKILLDIDKVLGSSELEGIGQA; via the coding sequence ATGGCAAATATTGCAGCTCAAGCAGAGCAGTCGCACAAGGCTCTGCAGGACAAAGAAGGTAAATACCTTACCTTCGCACTGGGCAGCGAAGAATACGGCCTGGAAATCCTGAAAGTCCGTGAAATCATCGGATATATGGATATTACAGCCGTCCCTCAAACACCTTCTTATGTGAAAGGTGTCATCAATCTGCGCGGACAGGTCATCCCTGTCGTTGATTTACGCACAAAGTTCGGAATGGAAACCGCACAAGTAACGGAAGAAACTTGTATTATCGTCGTCGAAATACATCAGGATGGACGTAAATTCAGTACCGGTATTGTAGTTGACCATGTCCAGGAAGTGCTTGATATAGATGGTGAAAACATCGAAGAAGCACCACAATTCGGCGTTTCAGTCAACACTGATTTCATTCTCGGCATTGGCAAAGTCGGCGAATCTGTAAAGATTCTCTTAGACATTGACAAAGTACTGGGCAGTAGTGAGCTTGAAGGTATCGGACAAGCATAG
- a CDS encoding methyl-accepting chemotaxis protein produces the protein MFKNMKLATKMSLGFGVLVFIAGLLGYVGWMGLTSVSEKTDILVQGNSCQQLLDLCAKIRRDFTINGFAKDEKTGKTAADKWFDAYEQFTKEINTLTNIKGLNSTNKELASSTFSKSKGYKDAFEGQVEAQKMKDDAFAEWGKVGNEITKEIADTKTKVIDPARNAAQEAKDTNAMIKWAKVDDKLNAGIVANFLLLRVQAVYLVAKNTDTQYNNYVTQLNVCKQAKTDFTDLVKGNSELEQVAAKIGDYFGKYETAGANYYKGMIAYSKADKDMIVSAADMVQLVSTLKENLMKELNTLSTRTNTLMITMALCGIVLGIILAYFITKSIVGPIGKIIAGLTDGAEQVASASGQVSSASQSLAEGATEQAAGLEETSSSLEEMSSMTKQNADNAQQANTLASETRKAANNGSEAMGRMSSAIRDIQKSSDETAKIIKVIDEIAFQTNLLALNAAVEAARAGEAGKGFAVVAEEVRNLAMRSAEAAKNTANMIEESVKNSKNGVDIANEVGKVLEEIVSSIGKTTDLVGEIAAASSEQAQGIDQVNTAVAQMDKVTQQNAANAEESASASEELSAQAEQMNQIVQELVNLVGGNNNKSEARQAPVVHKTAQKHLTTFDHAIHHVASGTAKKVEKRATTAQKAAAARAIPLDDHNIKTDDFKDFNS, from the coding sequence ATGTTTAAAAATATGAAACTCGCGACCAAAATGTCGCTTGGATTCGGAGTATTAGTTTTCATCGCAGGCCTATTAGGTTATGTCGGTTGGATGGGACTAACAAGTGTATCTGAAAAGACGGATATTCTCGTCCAGGGCAACAGTTGCCAGCAGCTATTAGACCTTTGCGCAAAAATTCGCAGAGATTTCACAATTAATGGCTTTGCAAAAGATGAAAAAACCGGAAAAACAGCCGCAGACAAATGGTTCGACGCCTATGAGCAGTTTACAAAAGAGATTAACACTCTGACAAACATTAAAGGCTTGAATTCCACTAATAAGGAACTGGCAAGCAGTACTTTCAGCAAATCCAAAGGCTATAAAGACGCTTTCGAGGGCCAGGTAGAAGCTCAAAAAATGAAAGACGACGCCTTTGCTGAATGGGGCAAAGTCGGCAATGAAATCACTAAAGAAATCGCAGATACAAAAACTAAAGTCATTGACCCTGCAAGAAACGCCGCTCAAGAAGCAAAAGATACAAATGCCATGATTAAATGGGCAAAAGTTGATGATAAACTTAATGCCGGAATCGTAGCTAATTTCCTGCTCTTGAGAGTTCAGGCAGTCTATTTGGTTGCAAAAAATACTGACACTCAATACAACAATTACGTCACGCAGCTTAATGTTTGCAAACAGGCCAAAACTGATTTTACTGACCTGGTAAAAGGCAACAGTGAGCTTGAACAAGTCGCTGCCAAAATAGGTGACTATTTCGGCAAATATGAAACAGCCGGTGCAAACTATTACAAAGGTATGATCGCATATTCCAAAGCAGATAAGGATATGATAGTCAGTGCTGCTGATATGGTTCAGCTTGTTTCTACTCTTAAAGAAAACCTGATGAAAGAACTGAACACATTAAGCACACGTACAAATACTCTTATGATTACAATGGCATTATGCGGCATAGTTCTTGGCATAATACTTGCGTATTTCATTACCAAAAGTATTGTGGGCCCAATCGGCAAAATCATAGCCGGTTTGACCGATGGAGCCGAACAGGTTGCTTCCGCGTCCGGCCAGGTTTCAAGTGCTTCGCAGTCTCTTGCTGAAGGCGCTACCGAACAGGCCGCTGGTCTGGAAGAAACATCTTCAAGCCTTGAAGAAATGTCTTCTATGACAAAGCAGAACGCTGACAACGCACAGCAGGCAAATACGCTTGCAAGCGAAACACGCAAAGCCGCAAATAACGGCTCTGAAGCTATGGGCAGAATGAGTTCAGCTATTCGTGACATACAAAAATCATCTGATGAAACAGCGAAAATCATTAAGGTCATCGATGAAATAGCTTTCCAGACTAACTTACTTGCATTAAATGCCGCTGTTGAAGCCGCTCGTGCAGGCGAAGCAGGCAAGGGTTTCGCAGTTGTCGCTGAAGAAGTTCGCAATCTTGCGATGCGTTCAGCCGAAGCCGCTAAGAATACAGCTAATATGATTGAAGAGTCTGTAAAGAATTCAAAGAACGGCGTTGACATCGCTAATGAAGTCGGCAAAGTTCTTGAAGAAATAGTATCGAGCATCGGCAAAACAACCGACCTCGTCGGTGAAATAGCCGCCGCTTCATCTGAACAGGCACAGGGCATTGACCAGGTCAATACAGCCGTCGCCCAGATGGATAAGGTAACACAGCAGAACGCTGCCAATGCTGAAGAGTCTGCAAGTGCTTCTGAAGAGTTAAGTGCACAGGCAGAACAGATGAACCAGATAGTACAGGAACTGGTAAATCTCGTCGGCGGAAACAACAACAAGTCAGAAGCACGTCAGGCTCCGGTAGTTCATAAGACTGCACAGAAGCATTTGACAACTTTTGACCATGCGATACATCATGTCGCCAGTGGCACAGCCAAAAAGGTTGAAAAGAGAGCCACAACAGCACAGAAAGCCGCTGCTGCAAGGGCTATTCCTTTGGATGACCACAACATAAAGACGGATGATTTCAAAGATTTCAACAGCTAA